The Luteimonas sp. YGD11-2 genome has a window encoding:
- a CDS encoding site-specific DNA-methyltransferase → MLPRLVPELGHRPDGMAPGEPHRNLIIEGDNFDALRLLKSTHAGRVRVIYIDPPYNTGNKDWVYNDRYVGANDRWRHSQWLEFLYQRLRLARDLLTPDGVILVSINDENRARLELLMDEVFPGRRVGSLAWRTKDTGNDLGQRFSHVHEHVLVYANPEFRFNGRATDRRKFRNPDGDARGDWAPRPITTNKSLIERPNTYYPIQDPDTGCWYPCDPDSVWRFASEQEIRRRDGITEDQVQAALAALRSETIEALIAQRLIYFPPCNGDDVLRFKTRDALLEAIRSGNGPMLPKKKTPLLREDLPDLDFWIGKPIAPGRPSRKDFWDSRPESERLAPLSSWIAGLNEDVDFDTEDEDEQPEVLRSPRGGVATDEVKAELGSKAFQHPKPSALIRALLTQASRPGDIVLDFFAGSGTTGRAVLELNAEDDGRRRYILCSSTEATAREPAKNICRDVCAERMRRVGAGRAGKPGYSAGQGGEFAYLQLDKIAPADIPFEAGASHAHPLLSLRLTQTLRPSGAEAVQFIARADDCDVLLCTRVDPASIEILGGWVQANGVARIAVYSERPESLAEALASHGVDAACYGLHEALRHGQAGGAA, encoded by the coding sequence GTGTTGCCGCGCCTGGTCCCCGAACTGGGCCATCGGCCGGATGGGATGGCGCCCGGAGAGCCGCACCGTAACCTGATCATCGAGGGCGACAATTTCGACGCCCTGCGACTGCTCAAGTCCACCCATGCCGGACGCGTGCGGGTGATCTACATCGATCCGCCCTACAACACCGGCAACAAGGACTGGGTCTACAACGACCGCTATGTGGGCGCCAACGACCGCTGGCGCCATTCGCAGTGGCTGGAATTCCTGTACCAGCGGCTGAGGCTGGCCCGCGACCTGCTGACGCCCGACGGCGTGATCCTGGTGTCGATCAACGACGAGAACCGGGCGCGGCTGGAGCTGCTGATGGACGAGGTGTTCCCCGGGCGACGGGTCGGCAGCCTGGCCTGGCGCACCAAGGACACCGGCAATGACCTGGGCCAGCGTTTCAGCCATGTGCACGAGCACGTGCTCGTCTACGCCAATCCGGAATTCCGGTTCAACGGCCGGGCGACGGACCGGCGCAAATTCCGGAACCCGGATGGGGATGCGCGGGGCGATTGGGCACCGCGTCCAATCACTACGAACAAGTCTCTGATTGAGCGCCCAAATACTTATTACCCGATCCAGGATCCGGACACCGGCTGCTGGTATCCCTGCGATCCGGACAGCGTCTGGCGTTTTGCATCCGAACAGGAGATCCGGCGGCGGGACGGGATCACGGAAGACCAGGTGCAGGCCGCGCTGGCCGCGCTGCGCAGTGAAACCATCGAGGCGCTGATCGCACAGCGGCTGATCTACTTCCCGCCCTGCAATGGTGACGACGTACTTCGCTTCAAGACGCGTGACGCATTGCTTGAGGCCATCCGTTCCGGGAACGGACCCATGCTCCCCAAGAAGAAGACGCCCTTGCTGCGCGAAGACCTGCCTGACCTCGACTTCTGGATCGGGAAGCCGATCGCGCCCGGTCGCCCGTCGCGCAAGGATTTCTGGGACAGCAGGCCGGAGAGCGAGCGCCTTGCGCCACTGTCGAGCTGGATCGCCGGGTTGAACGAGGACGTCGACTTCGATACCGAAGACGAGGACGAACAGCCGGAGGTGCTGCGCAGCCCGCGCGGCGGCGTGGCGACCGACGAGGTGAAGGCGGAGCTGGGATCCAAGGCGTTCCAGCACCCGAAGCCCTCTGCGCTGATCCGGGCCCTGCTGACCCAGGCCTCCAGGCCGGGCGACATCGTGCTGGACTTCTTTGCCGGCTCGGGCACGACGGGGCGGGCGGTGCTGGAACTCAATGCCGAAGACGACGGCCGGCGTCGCTACATCCTGTGCTCCAGCACGGAAGCCACGGCGAGGGAGCCGGCGAAGAACATCTGTCGCGATGTCTGCGCCGAACGCATGCGCCGGGTCGGTGCCGGCCGGGCCGGCAAGCCCGGATACAGCGCCGGGCAGGGCGGCGAATTCGCCTATCTGCAGCTGGACAAGATTGCGCCTGCCGACATTCCCTTCGAGGCAGGCGCATCGCATGCCCACCCGCTGCTGAGCCTGCGCCTGACCCAGACGCTGCGCCCGTCCGGAGCGGAGGCGGTGCAGTTCATCGCCCGCGCCGACGATTGCGACGTGCTGCTGTGCACGCGCGTGGACCCTGCCTCGATCGAGATCCTGGGTGGCTGGGTGCAGGCCAACGGGGTGGCGCGGATCGCCGTCTACAGCGAGCGTCCCGAATCGCTGGCCGAGGCGCTGGCCAGCCACGGCGTGGACGCGGCGTGCTACGGCTTGCATGAGGCACTTCGCCACGGCCAGGCCGGAGGTGCGGCGTGA
- a CDS encoding heavy metal translocating P-type ATPase, which translates to MSATLSVGAASAAARAITGDCHHCGEALPAQPSLLAIDGITRGFCCDGCAAAAQWIGEAHLGDYYRLRTAPATRIDAGAADFALWDREEVQAEHARDIPGGREITLLTDGMRCAACAWLIDRVLAREPGVIDSGANAVTGRIRVAWDPARTTLSAPLARLAALGYRPYLATGEARERERRRQRNRDLLRIGIAGLGAMQAMMMAEALYLDVSGSMPLATRDFFRWLTFLLSTPVVFYAGWPFIAGAWRELSQRRLGMDVLIAGSTLLAWGASVFETVRGGTHVWYDAAVMFVFLLLLARMLEQRARARASAQVDALARARPAFAERERDDGSRETVPVAALSRGDIACVAVGGVVPADGILLEPSHFEEALLTGEWTAVARAAGERVYAGTLCRERPARLRVDETGAGTRLSQLTALVESAQAQRPPLALAGERIAHHFVAALLLTAVCVYIGWRIHDPSRALEVVLALLVISCPCALALAVPTALATAHGALARIGVLALGERALERLAMATDIVFDKTGTLSDGRPQLAGVETFDGFDRDQATGIAAALERDSGHPLAQAFTGIDTALAATGLQAHAGAGVEGLVDGRQWRLGTAGFAAGRADSDGIWLGDGRGAVARFRIQEAARGDAAAAIAQLRTLGLRVHLSSGDADAPVQAFATRLGIEHAHARQRPEDKLAYARALQADSRVVAMVGDGINDAPVLAGADVSLAMAEGAPLAQQSADLVLTGRTLQRVPQAIVIARRTRQVVRQNLAWAAGYNVVAVPLAAAGWVTPWLAALGMALSSLLVVGNALRLSAMPAGGFDPQTPSPAPGVAVDPQQLEAGAQ; encoded by the coding sequence ATGAGCGCGACCCTGTCCGTCGGCGCTGCATCGGCAGCGGCACGGGCCATCACCGGCGACTGCCACCATTGCGGCGAAGCGCTGCCTGCACAGCCCTCGCTGCTCGCCATCGACGGCATCACCCGCGGGTTCTGCTGCGATGGCTGCGCGGCCGCCGCGCAGTGGATCGGCGAAGCACACCTGGGCGACTACTACCGGCTGCGCACCGCCCCGGCCACGCGCATCGACGCCGGCGCCGCCGACTTCGCGCTGTGGGACCGCGAGGAAGTGCAGGCCGAACACGCACGCGACATACCGGGCGGGCGCGAGATCACCCTGCTCACCGACGGCATGCGCTGCGCCGCCTGCGCATGGTTGATCGACCGCGTGCTGGCGCGCGAACCCGGCGTCATCGACAGCGGCGCCAACGCGGTCACTGGCCGCATCCGCGTGGCCTGGGATCCGGCGCGCACCACGCTGTCGGCACCGCTGGCGCGGCTGGCGGCACTCGGTTACCGGCCGTACCTGGCCACCGGCGAGGCGCGCGAGCGCGAACGCCGGCGCCAGCGCAACCGCGACCTGCTGCGCATCGGCATCGCCGGGCTGGGTGCCATGCAGGCGATGATGATGGCCGAGGCACTGTACCTGGACGTCTCCGGCAGCATGCCGCTGGCCACGCGCGACTTCTTCCGCTGGCTGACCTTCCTGCTGTCGACGCCGGTGGTGTTCTATGCCGGGTGGCCGTTCATCGCCGGCGCCTGGCGCGAGCTGTCGCAGCGCAGGCTCGGCATGGACGTGCTGATCGCCGGCTCCACCCTGCTGGCCTGGGGCGCGAGCGTGTTCGAGACCGTGCGCGGCGGCACCCACGTCTGGTACGACGCCGCGGTGATGTTCGTGTTCCTGCTGCTGCTGGCACGGATGCTGGAGCAGCGCGCACGTGCGCGTGCCAGCGCGCAGGTCGATGCGCTTGCGCGTGCACGTCCCGCATTCGCCGAGCGCGAACGCGACGACGGCAGCCGCGAGACGGTGCCGGTGGCGGCGCTGTCGCGTGGCGACATCGCCTGCGTGGCGGTGGGTGGCGTGGTGCCGGCCGACGGCATCCTGCTGGAGCCATCGCACTTCGAGGAAGCCCTGCTGACCGGCGAATGGACCGCGGTCGCCCGCGCCGCCGGCGAGCGCGTCTATGCCGGCACGCTGTGCCGCGAACGGCCCGCGCGCCTGCGCGTCGACGAGACCGGCGCCGGCACCCGGCTGTCGCAACTGACCGCGCTGGTGGAATCGGCGCAGGCGCAGCGCCCACCGCTTGCTCTCGCCGGCGAGCGCATCGCCCATCATTTCGTCGCCGCACTGCTGTTGACCGCGGTCTGCGTGTACATCGGCTGGCGCATCCACGATCCGTCACGCGCGCTCGAGGTGGTGCTCGCACTGCTGGTGATCAGCTGCCCCTGCGCGCTGGCGCTGGCGGTGCCGACCGCGCTGGCCACCGCGCACGGTGCACTGGCGAGGATCGGCGTGCTGGCACTGGGCGAACGCGCGCTGGAGCGGCTGGCAATGGCCACCGACATCGTGTTCGACAAGACCGGCACCCTCAGCGACGGACGACCGCAGCTGGCCGGCGTGGAGACCTTCGATGGTTTCGATCGCGACCAGGCGACCGGGATCGCCGCCGCACTCGAACGCGACAGCGGGCATCCGCTGGCGCAGGCGTTCACCGGCATCGACACCGCGCTGGCCGCGACCGGGCTGCAGGCGCATGCCGGCGCCGGCGTCGAAGGCCTGGTCGATGGCCGGCAGTGGCGGCTGGGCACTGCGGGCTTCGCCGCCGGCCGGGCCGACAGCGATGGCATCTGGCTGGGTGACGGCCGCGGCGCAGTCGCGCGCTTCCGCATCCAGGAAGCCGCGCGTGGCGATGCCGCCGCGGCGATCGCGCAACTGCGTACGCTGGGCCTGCGCGTGCATCTGTCCAGCGGTGATGCCGATGCACCGGTGCAGGCATTCGCCACGCGCCTGGGCATCGAACATGCACACGCGCGGCAACGGCCGGAGGACAAGCTGGCGTATGCGCGCGCCCTGCAGGCGGATTCACGCGTGGTGGCGATGGTCGGCGATGGCATCAACGATGCACCGGTGCTTGCCGGCGCCGACGTCTCGCTGGCGATGGCCGAAGGCGCGCCGCTGGCGCAACAGTCGGCGGACCTCGTGCTGACCGGGCGCACCCTGCAGCGCGTGCCGCAGGCGATCGTCATCGCCCGGCGCACGCGCCAGGTGGTGCGGCAGAACCTCGCCTGGGCCGCTGGCTACAACGTCGTCGCGGTGCCGCTGGCCGCGGCCGGCTGGGTCACCCCGTGGCTGGCCGCGCTGGGCATGGCGCTGTCGTCGCTGCTGGTGGTGGGCAACGCGCTGCGGCTGTCCGCCATGCCCGCGGGCGGGTTCGACCCGCAGACACCTTCTCCGGCGCCCGGCGTGGCGGTGGATCCGCAACAACTCGAGGCCGGCGCGCAATGA
- the ccoN gene encoding cytochrome-c oxidase, cbb3-type subunit I has protein sequence MASAAAVRNEYYNDRVVLQFAVATVVWGVIGMLVGVVIAAQLYWPTMTDGISWLSYGRLRPLHTNAVIFAFGGSALMATSLHVVQRTCHVRLLSDRLAAFVFWGWQAVIVAAVITLPMGLTQGKEYAELEWPIDILIAAVWVSYAVLFIGTIAKRRVRHIYVANWFYAAFIIAVALLHIVNNIALPVSLGKSYQVYTGAVDAMVQWWYGHNAVGFFLTAGFLGMMYYYVPKQAGRPIYSYRLSIVHFWALIAVYMWAGPHHLHYTALPDWAQSVGMVFSLILLAPSWGGAINGIMTLSGVWHKLRTDPVLKFLIVAISFYMIATFEGPMMSIKTVNSLSHYTDWTIGHVHAGALGWVAMISIGSLYSMLPRVLGLSNMYSVRWMDLHFWVHTLGVVLYIVAMWIAGVMQGLMWRATNDDGMLTYSFVESLAVTYPYYMVRLVGGVLVVAGMLLMAANVWKTFAMARGNGPVRNPVLAPAADHA, from the coding sequence ATGGCGTCGGCTGCTGCCGTACGCAACGAGTACTACAACGACCGCGTCGTGCTCCAGTTCGCCGTTGCCACGGTGGTCTGGGGCGTGATCGGCATGCTGGTGGGCGTGGTGATCGCCGCCCAGCTGTACTGGCCGACGATGACCGACGGCATCTCCTGGCTGAGCTACGGCCGCCTGCGCCCGCTGCACACCAACGCGGTGATCTTCGCGTTCGGCGGCAGCGCGCTGATGGCCACCAGCCTGCACGTCGTACAGCGCACCTGCCATGTGCGGCTGCTGTCCGACAGGCTTGCCGCATTCGTCTTCTGGGGCTGGCAGGCGGTGATCGTGGCCGCGGTCATCACCCTGCCGATGGGCCTGACCCAGGGCAAGGAATACGCCGAGCTGGAATGGCCGATCGACATCCTGATCGCCGCGGTGTGGGTGTCCTACGCGGTGCTGTTCATCGGCACGATCGCGAAGCGCCGGGTGCGCCACATCTACGTGGCGAACTGGTTCTATGCCGCCTTCATCATCGCCGTGGCGCTGCTGCACATCGTCAACAACATCGCGCTGCCGGTGAGCCTGGGCAAGTCGTACCAGGTCTATACCGGCGCCGTGGATGCGATGGTGCAGTGGTGGTACGGCCACAACGCGGTCGGTTTCTTCCTGACCGCCGGCTTCCTCGGGATGATGTACTACTACGTGCCCAAGCAGGCCGGGCGCCCGATCTATTCCTACCGCCTGTCGATCGTGCACTTCTGGGCGCTGATCGCGGTGTACATGTGGGCCGGCCCGCACCACCTGCACTACACCGCGCTGCCGGACTGGGCGCAGTCGGTGGGCATGGTGTTCTCGCTGATCCTGCTGGCGCCCAGCTGGGGCGGCGCGATCAACGGGATCATGACCCTGTCGGGTGTGTGGCACAAACTGCGCACCGACCCGGTGCTGAAGTTCCTGATCGTGGCGATCAGCTTCTACATGATCGCCACCTTCGAGGGACCGATGATGTCGATCAAGACGGTCAACTCGCTGTCGCACTACACCGACTGGACGATCGGCCACGTGCACGCCGGCGCGCTCGGCTGGGTGGCGATGATCTCGATCGGCTCGCTGTATTCGATGCTGCCGCGCGTGCTCGGCCTGTCGAACATGTACTCGGTGCGCTGGATGGACCTGCACTTCTGGGTGCACACCCTCGGCGTGGTGCTCTACATCGTGGCGATGTGGATCGCCGGCGTGATGCAGGGCCTGATGTGGCGCGCCACCAACGACGACGGGATGCTGACCTACAGCTTCGTCGAGTCGCTGGCGGTCACCTACCCCTACTACATGGTGCGACTGGTCGGCGGGGTGCTGGTGGTCGCGGGCATGCTGCTGATGGCCGCCAACGTGTGGAAGACCTTCGCCATGGCGCGCGGCAACGGCCCGGTGCGCAATCCCGTGCTGGCGCCTGCCGCCGACCACGCCTGA
- a CDS encoding DUF1778 domain-containing protein codes for MTATADRLDLRLSVEDKNRLRRAAELHGLPVATFVREAALREAETTIAHPPKTRRGGLAARLRGRATARMGTDEIMQLTRGD; via the coding sequence ATGACCGCAACCGCCGATCGTCTCGACCTGCGCCTGAGCGTCGAGGACAAGAACCGCCTGCGTCGCGCCGCCGAACTGCACGGCCTGCCGGTGGCCACCTTCGTGCGCGAAGCCGCGCTGCGCGAGGCCGAGACCACCATCGCCCATCCGCCCAAGACCCGCCGCGGCGGCCTGGCTGCGCGGCTGCGCGGCCGCGCGACGGCGCGCATGGGCACCGACGAGATCATGCAGCTGACCCGTGGCGACTGA
- a CDS encoding 4Fe-4S dicluster domain-containing protein has protein sequence MSARIPLKMVDDNEGSLYVSEGKIHPREVSGPLDRLRKVAVVWLLGMFYAFPWLRWDGRQAVLFDLPARQFHVFGLTFWPQDFVFLALLLIMAALALFFFTALAGRLWCGYACPQTVWTEVFIWMERWTEGDRAKRIKLDAAPWTGEKLLRKGAKHALWLVFALWTGFTFVGFFTPITDLAARAVPFAWGGWEIFWVLFYALATWGNAGFLREQVCKYMCPYARFQGAMFDRNTLIIAYDPMRGEPRGPRRRGLASVLERARGLIDNLTAYDYVFRASKHPSAATASAQARGTITWDGDLGEVQPLPKFQFEELGDCIDCTMCVQVCPTGIDIRNGLQYECIACGACIDACNGVMEKMGYPHGLIRYSTQNAIDGKPTRVLRPRVLVYGAILLAVIAAWAWGVSARSPLIAEVLRDRNALYRETATGVENGYVLKLVNKSNDATAYRVQLDGDVAGMQLIGDGNAVTLQPQQVLSLPLTVTAPAGTSGRHDVQFVVEAVEGDTRAVVNSSFFGPTQ, from the coding sequence ATGTCCGCACGCATTCCCCTGAAGATGGTCGATGACAACGAGGGCAGCCTCTACGTCAGCGAAGGCAAGATCCACCCGCGCGAGGTCTCCGGTCCACTCGACCGGCTGCGCAAGGTCGCGGTGGTGTGGCTGCTGGGAATGTTCTACGCGTTCCCGTGGCTGCGCTGGGATGGCCGCCAGGCGGTGCTGTTCGACCTGCCGGCGCGTCAGTTCCATGTGTTCGGGCTGACGTTCTGGCCGCAGGACTTCGTGTTCCTCGCCCTGCTGCTGATCATGGCCGCGCTGGCGCTGTTCTTCTTCACCGCGCTGGCCGGGCGGCTGTGGTGCGGCTACGCCTGCCCGCAGACCGTGTGGACCGAAGTCTTCATCTGGATGGAGCGCTGGACCGAGGGCGACCGCGCCAAACGGATCAAGCTCGACGCCGCGCCGTGGACGGGCGAAAAGCTGCTGCGCAAGGGTGCCAAGCACGCGCTGTGGCTGGTGTTCGCACTATGGACCGGCTTCACCTTCGTCGGCTTCTTCACCCCGATCACCGACCTCGCCGCGCGCGCGGTGCCGTTCGCCTGGGGTGGCTGGGAAATCTTCTGGGTGCTGTTCTACGCACTCGCCACCTGGGGCAACGCCGGCTTCCTGCGCGAGCAGGTGTGCAAGTACATGTGCCCGTACGCGCGCTTCCAGGGCGCGATGTTCGACCGCAACACGCTGATCATCGCCTACGACCCGATGCGTGGCGAACCGCGCGGCCCGCGCAGGCGCGGCCTGGCCAGCGTGCTGGAGCGCGCGCGTGGCCTTATCGACAACCTCACCGCCTACGACTACGTGTTCCGCGCCAGCAAGCACCCGTCGGCGGCCACCGCCAGTGCGCAGGCACGCGGCACCATCACCTGGGACGGCGATCTCGGCGAGGTGCAGCCGCTGCCGAAATTCCAGTTCGAGGAACTGGGCGACTGCATCGACTGCACGATGTGCGTGCAGGTCTGCCCGACCGGCATCGATATCCGCAACGGCCTGCAGTACGAGTGCATCGCCTGCGGCGCCTGCATCGACGCCTGCAATGGCGTGATGGAGAAGATGGGCTACCCGCACGGGCTGATCCGCTACTCCACCCAGAACGCCATCGACGGCAAGCCGACGCGCGTGCTGCGGCCGCGGGTGCTGGTGTACGGCGCGATCCTGCTGGCGGTGATCGCGGCCTGGGCGTGGGGCGTGAGCGCGCGCAGCCCGCTGATCGCCGAGGTGCTGCGCGACCGCAATGCGCTGTACCGCGAGACCGCGACCGGGGTCGAGAACGGCTACGTGCTCAAGCTGGTGAACAAGTCGAACGACGCGACCGCCTATCGTGTGCAGCTGGATGGCGACGTGGCCGGCATGCAGCTGATCGGCGACGGCAACGCGGTGACCCTGCAGCCGCAGCAGGTGCTGTCGCTGCCGCTCACGGTGACCGCACCGGCGGGCACCTCCGGGCGCCATGACGTGCAGTTCGTGGTGGAGGCGGTCGAGGGGGACACCCGCGCCGTGGTGAACAGCAGTTTCTTCGGACCAACGCAATGA
- the ccoO gene encoding cytochrome-c oxidase, cbb3-type subunit II, with amino-acid sequence MSNNPHEKIEKNVGLMAVLIAVVVSFGGLAEIIPVMYQAEAIEPLPGVEPYPALELAGRDVYVREGCYNCHSQMVRTLRFETERYGHYSLAGESVYDRPFQWGSKRTGPDLARVGGRYSDDWHRVHLINPRDVVPESNMPSYPWLENTLVSAGDVTRRMRALQTLGDPYTDEQIAAASEDVRGRTELDAVVAYLQGLGRHAPKGR; translated from the coding sequence ATGAGCAACAACCCGCACGAGAAGATCGAGAAGAACGTCGGCCTGATGGCGGTGCTGATCGCGGTGGTGGTGTCGTTCGGCGGCCTCGCCGAGATCATCCCGGTGATGTACCAGGCCGAGGCGATCGAGCCGCTGCCCGGCGTCGAACCCTACCCCGCGCTCGAACTGGCCGGGCGCGACGTGTACGTGCGCGAGGGCTGCTACAACTGCCACTCGCAGATGGTGCGCACGCTGCGCTTCGAGACCGAGCGCTACGGCCATTACTCGCTGGCCGGCGAATCGGTCTACGACCGCCCGTTCCAGTGGGGTTCCAAGCGCACCGGGCCGGACCTGGCCCGCGTCGGCGGCCGCTATTCCGACGACTGGCACCGCGTGCACCTGATCAACCCGCGCGACGTGGTGCCGGAATCCAACATGCCCTCCTACCCGTGGCTGGAGAACACCCTGGTCAGCGCCGGCGACGTGACCCGCCGCATGCGCGCGCTGCAGACCCTGGGCGACCCCTACACCGACGAGCAGATCGCCGCCGCCAGCGAGGACGTGCGTGGGCGCACCGAGCTCGATGCGGTGGTCGCCTATCTGCAGGGCCTTGGCCGCCACGCACCGAAGGGGCGCTGA
- the ccoP gene encoding cytochrome-c oxidase, cbb3-type subunit III codes for MSTGWSWYVIVLVVLNIAGCAWLLWWTARRRPGDPAPTDTSHVWDGDITEYNKPLPRWWINMFYLTIVFAVGYLAWYGGFGGYAGYSGWSSASEHDRQLAQNAARMEETFSMYAGRPPEELATDPTALAIGRSVFTNTCATCHGSAGRGAIGYPDLGDDSWQWGGEPEQILTSILDGREGVMPPWGQVLTGMGGDTAMTSIVAYTRSLSQPANRNDYFAARGKQLYEGVCVACHGIDGTGNEALGAPDLTDGYWLYGGSPEAIHRSIAQGRHGVMPAHRDLLGETRARLVAAYVWSLSNPAGGTAAGVQ; via the coding sequence ATGAGCACTGGATGGTCGTGGTACGTCATCGTCCTGGTGGTGCTCAACATCGCCGGCTGCGCGTGGCTGCTGTGGTGGACGGCGCGCCGTCGCCCCGGCGACCCGGCACCGACCGACACCAGCCACGTCTGGGACGGCGACATCACCGAGTACAACAAGCCACTGCCGAGGTGGTGGATCAACATGTTCTACCTGACCATCGTCTTCGCCGTGGGCTACCTGGCGTGGTACGGCGGGTTCGGTGGCTATGCGGGCTACAGCGGCTGGAGCTCGGCCTCCGAGCATGACCGGCAGCTGGCGCAGAACGCGGCGCGCATGGAGGAGACCTTCTCGATGTACGCCGGCCGGCCGCCGGAGGAACTGGCCACCGACCCGACGGCGCTGGCGATCGGCCGCTCGGTGTTCACCAACACCTGCGCCACCTGCCACGGCTCGGCCGGCCGCGGTGCGATCGGCTATCCCGACCTCGGCGACGACTCCTGGCAGTGGGGCGGCGAACCGGAGCAGATCCTCACCAGCATCCTCGACGGCCGCGAGGGCGTGATGCCGCCGTGGGGCCAGGTGCTCACGGGCATGGGCGGCGACACCGCGATGACCTCGATCGTCGCCTACACCCGCTCGCTGTCGCAGCCGGCCAACCGCAACGACTACTTCGCCGCCCGCGGCAAGCAGCTCTACGAGGGCGTGTGCGTGGCCTGCCATGGCATCGACGGCACCGGTAACGAAGCGCTCGGCGCGCCGGACCTGACCGACGGCTACTGGCTGTACGGCGGCAGCCCCGAGGCGATCCACCGCAGCATCGCGCAGGGCCGGCACGGCGTCATGCCCGCCCATCGCGACCTGCTCGGCGAGACCCGCGCACGGCTGGTGGCGGCCTATGTGTGGTCGCTGTCCAACCCGGCCGGCGGCACGGCCGCGGGTGTGCAATGA
- a CDS encoding FixH family protein: protein MTDKTAFWRNPVLMLVFILPAVAIIAGIGLVVIAVRSGGSDSVTENVRRSAQVQTVDLGPDAVAQRERLSAVMRVDMEQGAVEVLPVTGRYERGAPLQLILVHPARAAEDIHLELQPSETGWRAEAEVDVGHDWNLRLAPGNAGWRLQGRLLRGQLAAHLHPALQDAADTP from the coding sequence ATGACCGACAAGACCGCCTTCTGGCGCAACCCCGTGCTGATGCTGGTATTCATCCTGCCGGCGGTGGCCATCATCGCCGGCATCGGCCTGGTGGTGATCGCCGTGCGCAGTGGCGGCTCCGATTCGGTCACCGAGAACGTGCGCCGCAGCGCCCAGGTACAGACCGTCGACCTCGGCCCGGATGCCGTCGCCCAGCGCGAGCGGCTCTCCGCGGTGATGCGCGTGGATATGGAACAGGGCGCGGTCGAGGTGCTGCCGGTCACCGGCCGCTACGAGCGCGGCGCGCCACTGCAGCTGATCCTCGTCCACCCCGCGCGTGCGGCAGAGGACATCCACCTCGAGCTGCAACCCAGCGAAACCGGCTGGCGCGCGGAGGCGGAGGTCGACGTCGGCCACGACTGGAACCTGCGGTTGGCGCCGGGCAATGCCGGCTGGCGCCTGCAGGGCCGGCTGCTGCGTGGGCAGTTGGCCGCGCACCTGCACCCGGCGCTGCAGGACGCCGCGGATACGCCATGA
- a CDS encoding type II toxin-antitoxin system VapC family toxin: protein MDANVLLDVLTDDPDWYEWSAAQLDACADGAELCINPIIYAEVSVGFERIEELDAALPAEAFTRLELPWEAGFLAGKAFLQYRRAKGARTSPLPDFYIGAHAAIEGMALLTRDAKRYRTYYPTLQLICPP from the coding sequence GTGGACGCCAACGTCCTGCTGGACGTGCTGACAGACGATCCGGACTGGTACGAGTGGTCGGCGGCGCAGCTCGATGCCTGCGCCGACGGGGCCGAGCTGTGCATCAACCCCATCATCTACGCCGAGGTTTCGGTCGGCTTCGAGCGCATCGAGGAGCTGGACGCGGCCCTGCCGGCTGAGGCCTTCACCCGTCTGGAGCTGCCGTGGGAGGCCGGCTTCCTCGCCGGCAAGGCTTTCCTGCAGTACCGCCGCGCGAAGGGCGCGCGCACTTCGCCGCTGCCCGACTTCTACATCGGTGCCCATGCCGCTATCGAGGGCATGGCGCTGCTGACGCGGGATGCGAAGCGGTATCGCACCTACTACCCGACACTCCAACTCATCTGCCCGCCATGA
- the ccoS gene encoding cbb3-type cytochrome oxidase assembly protein CcoS, with protein sequence MNILLLLIPISLVLLLAAVAAFVWAVRRGQFDDLDSPAIDILVDEPAPERTPRDDGTGRDAPPAAAPPAAARDDDAG encoded by the coding sequence ATGAACATCCTGCTGCTGCTGATCCCGATCAGCCTGGTGCTGCTGCTGGCGGCCGTCGCGGCGTTCGTGTGGGCGGTGCGGCGTGGCCAGTTCGACGACCTCGACAGCCCGGCCATCGACATCCTGGTCGACGAGCCGGCGCCGGAACGCACGCCGCGCGACGACGGCACCGGCAGGGACGCGCCTCCCGCCGCCGCGCCTCCAGCCGCCGCACGCGACGACGATGCCGGTTGA
- a CDS encoding cbb3-type cytochrome c oxidase subunit 3: MTVILLLLFIGGWIWAWSPRRKRDFDEAARLPLADDEDPPADRRADNGVPPADHAADGIQNGKDNGESAR; encoded by the coding sequence GTGACGGTGATCCTGCTGCTGCTGTTCATCGGCGGCTGGATCTGGGCCTGGAGCCCGCGGCGCAAGCGCGACTTCGACGAGGCCGCGCGCCTCCCGCTGGCGGATGACGAGGACCCGCCCGCGGATCGCAGGGCGGACAACGGGGTGCCGCCAGCGGATCACGCGGCGGACGGAATTCAGAACGGCAAGGACAACGGGGAAAGCGCACGATGA